The following coding sequences lie in one Vitis vinifera cultivar Pinot Noir 40024 chromosome 19, ASM3070453v1 genomic window:
- the LOC104877785 gene encoding uncharacterized protein LOC104877785, whose translation FELSNTKLVFWDLGGQSGLHSIWEKYYEEAHAVVYVIDASCPSCFEDSKSALEKILRHEDLQGAPLLILANKQLFVMQILKGSKQPHHLLSSKVPVWQAVQLLVLFMMPHFGCSKEKI comes from the exons tttgaattgtcAAATACAAAACTTGTGTTCTGGGACCTGGGAGGTCAG TCCGGTCTTCATTCAATTTGGGAGAAATATTATGAAGAGGCACATGCTGTGGTATATGTAATTGACGCTTCTTGCCCATCATGTTTTGAAGATTCAAAATCAGCACTGG AAAAAATTCTCCGGCATGAGGATTTGCAAGGAGCTCCTCTTTTAATATTAGCAAACAAGCAG CTCTTTGTTATGCAAATATTGAAAGGCAGCAAGCAACCTCACCATCTGTTATCGTCAAAGGTGCCGGTATGGCAGGCAGTGCAGCTGCTCGTGCTCTTCATGATGCCTCATTTCGGATgttcaaaagagaaaatttga